From a region of the Mycobacteroides saopaulense genome:
- a CDS encoding oxygenase MpaB family protein, whose product MVNDMSELVGKESGAFATGCPVSHGTGPATPVPLGPESLTWKYFGDWRGVLQGPYAGSMQNMHPQLGAAVEQHSLFFRERWQRLLRSLYPIGGVVFDGDRAPMTGAEVRDYHIGIKGVDDRGRRYSALNPDVFYWAHATFFMGTIVVADWLSGGIGEAEKRQLFDEHIVWYQMYGMSMRPVPKTWEEFQEYWDHMCTNVLEDQKAARDVLDLTTLAVPPFAPWIPERLWRFQRRLVAPMFVWLTVGLYHPAVRERYGYGWSARDEWLHRKFGQGVNLLFKFVPERKRRHPRARAGWDRATGRIPADAPLPQTPDRNLPPSDTWGSPNHYNPKVS is encoded by the coding sequence ATGGTCAACGATATGTCCGAGCTCGTCGGGAAGGAATCCGGTGCCTTCGCGACAGGCTGCCCGGTGAGCCACGGAACCGGTCCGGCGACACCCGTGCCGTTGGGCCCGGAGTCGCTGACGTGGAAGTACTTCGGCGACTGGCGTGGGGTCTTGCAAGGTCCGTACGCCGGATCCATGCAGAACATGCATCCGCAACTAGGGGCTGCCGTCGAGCAGCACTCGCTGTTTTTCCGTGAACGCTGGCAGCGCCTCTTGCGCTCGCTGTACCCGATCGGTGGTGTCGTATTCGACGGCGACCGGGCTCCGATGACCGGCGCCGAGGTGCGTGACTATCACATCGGTATCAAGGGAGTCGACGACCGGGGGCGCCGCTACAGCGCACTCAATCCCGACGTCTTCTATTGGGCCCATGCCACCTTCTTCATGGGCACGATCGTCGTGGCGGACTGGCTGAGCGGAGGCATCGGGGAGGCTGAAAAGCGGCAGCTGTTCGATGAGCACATCGTCTGGTATCAGATGTACGGCATGAGCATGAGGCCCGTGCCCAAGACCTGGGAGGAATTCCAGGAGTACTGGGACCACATGTGCACCAACGTCTTAGAGGATCAGAAGGCTGCGCGCGATGTGCTGGACCTGACCACCCTTGCCGTACCGCCGTTCGCCCCGTGGATTCCCGAGCGCCTGTGGCGGTTCCAGCGCCGCTTGGTGGCACCGATGTTCGTGTGGCTGACCGTCGGGCTCTATCACCCGGCCGTCCGGGAGCGCTACGGGTACGGGTGGTCTGCCCGCGACGAATGGCTGCACCGCAAGTTTGGCCAGGGCGTCAATCTGCTCTTCAAGTTCGTGCCGGAACGTAAGCGCCGCCACCCGAGGGCCCGGGCGGGATGGGATCGCGCCACCGGGCGGATCCCGGCGGATGCGCCGCTGCCGCAGACACCGGACCGCAACCTGCCGCCGTCGGACACCTGGGGGAGCCCGAACCACTACAACCCCAAGGTTTCCTGA